One genomic window of Candidatus Nitrospira inopinata includes the following:
- a CDS encoding molybdopterin-dependent oxidoreductase has product MFLSRRQFLKVSVGTVAAVAVADKVLALTALQPVIEVGNPLGEYPDRSWERVYHDQYRYDSSFTWVCSPNDTHACRVRAFVRNGVVMRVEQNYDHQTYEDLYGNRGTFAHNPRMCLKGFTFHRRVYGPYRLKGPLMRKGWKQWMDDGAPELTPETKRKYKFDSRFLDDMLRVSWDTAFTYAAKAMIIIATRYSGEAGARRLREQGYAPEMIEMMKGAGTRCFKHRAGMPVLGIIGKMGNTRMNGGINALLDTWIRKVGPDQAQGGRYWSNYTWHGDQNPAHPWWSGVQGSDVDLSDMRFSKLNTSWGKNFVENKMPEAHWKLECIERGARVVVITPEYNPTAYRADYWMPLRPQSDGALFLGAMKIIVDENMHDVDFLKSFTDAPILVRTDTLQYLDPRDVIPDYKFPDFSKSYSGRIQSLKPEQIQRLGGMMVWDLNKKQAVPLHREQVGWHYVNSGIDAALTGTYRVKLLNGREIDAMPIWQMYMVHFQDYDLDTVHQITRTPKDLIVRWARDSGTIKPAAIHNGEGTCHYFHQTINARGAAMVLIITGNVGKFGTGQHTWAGNYKAGAWTATPWSGAGLSVHTGEDPFNITLDPNAHGKEIHTRSYYYGEEVGYWNHGDTALIVNTPKYGRKVFTGKTHMPTPSKFRWVTNVNVVNNAKHHYDMVKNVDPNIECLITQDIEMTSDINHADIAFACNSWMEFTYPEMTITVSNPWVQIWKGGIRPLYDTRNDLDTFAGVAAKLSDMTGDKRMKDYFAMVYANRVDVYAQRMLDASSTFYGYSADVMLKSEKGWMVMVRTYPRHPFWEETNESKPMWTRSGRYENYRPEAEAIEYGENFISHREGPEATPYLPNAIFTTNPYVRPDDYGIPITAQHHDDKTVRNIKLSWDEIKRHSNPLWEKGYQFYCVTPKTRHRVHSQWSVNDWVQIYESNFGDPYRMDKRTPGVGEHQLHINPQAAKDRGINDGDYVYVDGNPVDRPYRGWKPSDPYYKVARLMIRAKYNPAYPYHVTMAKHAPFVATPKSVKGHETRPDGRAIAIDTGYQSNFRYGCQQSFTRNWLMPMHQTDSLPGKHAIAWKFKWGYQVDHHAINTVPKECLIRITKAEDGGIGARGPWEPVRTGFTPGQENEFMIKWLKGEHIKIKV; this is encoded by the coding sequence ATGTTCTTGTCGCGTAGGCAGTTTTTGAAGGTATCCGTGGGGACGGTTGCCGCTGTGGCGGTTGCCGATAAAGTCTTGGCGTTAACCGCGCTGCAACCGGTTATTGAGGTTGGAAACCCGCTCGGCGAGTATCCAGATCGGTCCTGGGAGCGTGTCTATCATGATCAGTACCGATACGATTCATCATTTACATGGGTTTGCTCGCCCAATGACACGCATGCCTGCCGGGTGCGGGCATTTGTTAGAAACGGCGTGGTCATGCGCGTTGAGCAAAATTATGACCACCAGACCTATGAAGATCTTTATGGAAATCGGGGGACGTTCGCGCACAATCCTCGTATGTGCCTGAAGGGGTTTACGTTCCATCGGCGTGTCTACGGGCCGTATCGGTTGAAGGGGCCCTTGATGCGAAAGGGATGGAAGCAGTGGATGGATGATGGTGCTCCCGAACTGACGCCGGAAACCAAGCGCAAGTATAAATTCGATAGCCGGTTCCTGGATGACATGCTTCGAGTGTCTTGGGATACGGCGTTCACTTATGCGGCCAAGGCCATGATCATTATCGCCACGCGGTATAGTGGCGAGGCTGGGGCCAGGCGTCTCCGGGAGCAGGGATATGCGCCTGAAATGATCGAGATGATGAAGGGGGCCGGTACCCGCTGTTTCAAGCACCGAGCTGGGATGCCGGTGCTTGGGATCATTGGAAAAATGGGCAACACCAGGATGAACGGCGGGATCAACGCTCTTCTGGATACTTGGATTAGAAAGGTGGGGCCGGACCAGGCGCAGGGAGGCCGTTATTGGTCCAACTATACTTGGCACGGGGATCAAAATCCTGCCCATCCCTGGTGGTCCGGTGTCCAGGGGTCTGACGTTGACCTATCCGACATGCGTTTTTCTAAATTGAACACGAGCTGGGGAAAGAACTTTGTTGAAAACAAGATGCCGGAGGCCCATTGGAAGCTCGAATGTATCGAGCGAGGCGCGAGGGTTGTTGTGATCACTCCCGAATACAACCCCACTGCCTATCGGGCTGATTACTGGATGCCGCTTCGTCCGCAGTCTGATGGCGCGCTCTTTTTGGGGGCGATGAAGATTATCGTCGATGAGAACATGCACGACGTTGATTTTCTGAAATCCTTTACCGATGCCCCAATTCTTGTGCGAACGGACACGCTCCAATATTTGGACCCGCGCGATGTCATTCCTGATTACAAATTTCCTGATTTTTCAAAAAGCTATTCGGGGAGAATTCAGTCGCTCAAGCCCGAGCAGATTCAGCGTTTAGGCGGGATGATGGTGTGGGACCTCAATAAAAAGCAGGCTGTTCCCCTCCATCGAGAGCAGGTCGGATGGCACTATGTGAACAGCGGTATCGATGCGGCCCTGACCGGTACGTACAGAGTCAAATTGCTGAACGGGCGTGAAATTGATGCCATGCCTATATGGCAAATGTACATGGTGCATTTCCAGGATTATGATCTTGATACGGTTCACCAGATCACGCGAACGCCGAAAGACCTTATTGTGCGATGGGCTCGTGATTCGGGCACTATTAAACCGGCCGCGATTCACAATGGCGAAGGCACGTGCCACTACTTCCATCAGACCATCAACGCCCGTGGGGCTGCGATGGTGCTGATTATCACGGGGAACGTTGGCAAGTTCGGGACCGGTCAGCATACTTGGGCCGGAAACTATAAGGCCGGCGCATGGACTGCCACGCCATGGTCGGGGGCCGGACTCAGTGTTCACACGGGAGAAGATCCGTTCAATATCACGTTGGATCCCAATGCGCACGGAAAGGAGATCCATACGAGGTCCTATTATTACGGGGAAGAAGTCGGGTACTGGAATCACGGTGACACGGCTTTGATCGTCAATACACCTAAGTATGGACGCAAGGTGTTTACCGGAAAGACGCACATGCCGACTCCGAGTAAATTCCGCTGGGTGACAAACGTCAACGTGGTCAATAACGCCAAGCACCACTATGACATGGTCAAAAACGTGGATCCGAACATTGAATGTCTGATCACTCAAGACATCGAAATGACATCAGACATCAACCATGCGGATATCGCGTTTGCTTGCAACTCTTGGATGGAATTTACGTATCCGGAAATGACCATCACGGTATCCAACCCATGGGTTCAGATCTGGAAGGGCGGAATCAGGCCCCTCTATGACACCCGTAACGACCTCGATACGTTTGCCGGAGTGGCAGCCAAACTGTCCGACATGACCGGCGATAAACGGATGAAAGATTACTTCGCGATGGTCTATGCCAATCGTGTTGATGTCTATGCGCAGCGAATGCTTGACGCCTCAAGCACGTTCTACGGCTACTCGGCGGACGTCATGCTCAAGTCTGAAAAGGGGTGGATGGTCATGGTGAGAACCTATCCGCGCCACCCATTCTGGGAAGAGACCAACGAGTCCAAACCCATGTGGACGCGAAGCGGAAGATATGAAAACTATCGACCGGAAGCCGAAGCCATCGAGTATGGAGAAAATTTCATTTCGCATCGGGAGGGTCCAGAGGCAACTCCGTACCTGCCCAATGCCATCTTTACAACCAATCCCTATGTGCGGCCTGATGACTACGGGATACCCATCACGGCTCAGCACCATGATGACAAAACCGTCCGTAACATTAAGCTCTCGTGGGATGAGATCAAGCGGCACAGTAATCCGCTGTGGGAGAAGGGGTACCAGTTCTACTGTGTTACGCCAAAGACTCGTCACCGTGTTCACAGCCAGTGGTCGGTGAACGACTGGGTGCAGATCTATGAGTCGAACTTCGGCGATCCCTATCGTATGGATAAACGGACTCCGGGCGTGGGAGAACATCAGCTTCACATCAATCCCCAGGCTGCGAAGGATCGTGGGATCAACGATGGCGACTACGTTTATGTCGATGGAAATCCGGTGGATCGGCCTTACCGTGGTTGGAAGCCCAGTGACCCCTATTACAAGGTCGCTCGGCTGATGATTCGGGCCAAGTACAACCCCGCCTATCCCTACCACGTGACGATGGCCAAGCACGCTCCGTTCGTGGCGACGCCAAAGTCCGTAAAAGGGCACGAAACAAGACCTGATGGACGTGCGATTGCCATCGATACCGGCTATCAGTCAAACTTTAGATATGGGTGTCAGCAATCGTTTACGCGGAACTGGCTGATGCCGATGCATCAAACCGACTCATTGCCAGGCAAACATGCCATT